A section of the Paenibacillus odorifer genome encodes:
- the fliF gene encoding flagellar basal-body MS-ring/collar protein FliF, which produces MNERFAQYREKVLLYWNRFSGKQKILFFSTLFIILIIIVVMTMQLSKTEYEVAFQDLDSTDSAGVMKALDSAGVSYRLSQDGKSISVPSTEAARVKVDIGSQGIVQGGSIGYKVFDENSSMIGTTDSEFNVKYNNALNGEVEQLMRRMQGIKDAKVLINLPKETVFASQADQEQASASVVLSFDPGFRPTQDNIDGYFNLVKTAVPNLPIDNITIANNEIELMPRAKGGQAGVTNQVEENFALQKKFEEEVKKNVKQFLSTLTGPDKVDVLVFSKLNFDKENRKEDLVTPVDTENMKGIEISSQIISNSYSGQGNTTGGVAGTGSQDVTGYPSDAGADTSTSEESSETRNYEVNRITKDVIASPYTVKDLTINVAVEPPSGEKTLDDATSAAIQNILVNIVRASLADSGTTYTDADLTKKVSVYSQQFGGTDANTVKGGLASWMIWAIGAAALLVGAGGGYLIYRSRKQTVEEEDEDIPLQVPTEFPSINLESVTNESQVRKQLESLAKKKPDEFVNLLRTWLADEQR; this is translated from the coding sequence GTGAATGAAAGATTTGCCCAATATCGGGAGAAGGTTCTCTTGTATTGGAACAGATTTAGTGGTAAACAGAAGATTTTATTCTTTTCAACATTGTTTATCATTCTAATAATAATCGTAGTTATGACCATGCAGCTTTCAAAAACAGAATATGAAGTAGCATTTCAAGATTTGGACAGTACGGATTCGGCTGGAGTAATGAAAGCCTTAGATTCAGCAGGTGTTTCATACCGATTAAGTCAAGATGGAAAGAGTATTTCTGTACCAAGTACAGAAGCAGCTCGGGTCAAGGTGGATATCGGTTCTCAGGGGATTGTTCAAGGTGGTTCTATCGGATATAAAGTCTTTGATGAAAACTCATCGATGATTGGTACAACAGATAGCGAGTTTAACGTGAAGTACAATAATGCATTAAACGGTGAAGTTGAACAGTTAATGAGACGCATGCAAGGGATTAAAGATGCAAAAGTGCTGATTAATTTGCCTAAAGAGACAGTTTTTGCCTCACAGGCTGATCAGGAGCAGGCATCTGCATCCGTTGTGCTTTCATTTGATCCAGGATTTAGACCTACTCAAGACAATATTGACGGGTATTTCAATCTTGTGAAAACTGCTGTGCCCAATTTGCCAATTGACAACATTACCATTGCAAATAATGAAATTGAATTAATGCCAAGAGCTAAAGGTGGACAGGCTGGTGTCACAAACCAAGTTGAAGAAAACTTCGCTCTTCAGAAAAAATTCGAAGAAGAAGTAAAGAAAAATGTGAAACAATTCCTTAGCACTCTTACCGGTCCTGATAAAGTGGATGTTCTTGTGTTCTCAAAGTTGAACTTTGACAAGGAAAACCGGAAGGAAGATCTTGTTACCCCTGTGGATACAGAGAACATGAAGGGGATTGAGATCAGTTCACAGATAATTAGTAATTCGTATTCGGGTCAAGGAAACACGACTGGCGGAGTGGCTGGCACTGGTTCTCAAGATGTTACGGGCTATCCTTCTGATGCGGGTGCGGATACTTCTACCTCGGAGGAATCTTCTGAAACGAGGAACTACGAAGTTAACCGAATTACTAAAGATGTTATTGCTAGTCCGTATACTGTTAAAGACTTAACCATAAATGTTGCAGTTGAACCACCTTCAGGAGAAAAAACTTTAGATGATGCAACATCAGCTGCAATTCAAAATATTTTGGTGAATATTGTTCGCGCTTCTCTTGCAGATTCAGGTACTACATATACAGACGCTGATTTGACCAAAAAGGTTTCGGTCTACTCGCAACAATTTGGTGGCACCGATGCCAACACCGTTAAAGGTGGTCTCGCTTCTTGGATGATATGGGCTATCGGAGCAGCAGCATTGCTGGTTGGAGCAGGTGGAGGATATCTAATCTACCGGAGTCGTAAACAGACTGTGGAAGAGGAAGATGAAGACATTCCATTGCAGGTTCCTACTGAATTTCCTTCTATTAACTTGGAGAGCGTGACGAATGAAAGTCAAGTTCGTAAGCAATTGGAAAGTTTGGCCAAGAAGAAGCCAGACGAATTCGTAAATCTGC
- the fliE gene encoding flagellar hook-basal body complex protein FliE, with the protein MIQNISNGVQAVQQLAMKPTSSEVSSTPANSMESFGSYLEDALNKVADQEQQAKDMSNKFVLGEVNIDEVMISSQQALLSLQLTTQVRNKVIEAYQEIMRTQI; encoded by the coding sequence TTGATACAGAATATATCTAATGGGGTTCAGGCTGTACAGCAGCTTGCTATGAAACCGACATCTTCCGAAGTTTCATCCACTCCTGCTAATTCGATGGAGAGCTTTGGCTCTTATCTTGAGGATGCGCTCAATAAAGTGGCTGATCAGGAACAACAAGCTAAGGATATGAGTAATAAATTTGTATTGGGAGAAGTGAACATTGACGAAGTGATGATTTCTTCCCAACAGGCTCTACTGAGTTTACAGTTGACTACACAAGTCCGGAACAAAGTGATTGAAGCCTATCAAGAAATTATGAGAACTCAAATATAA
- the flgC gene encoding flagellar basal body rod protein FlgC — protein MNFGSSFGISASALTAQRLRMDVISSNVANAETTRASVVDGKAVPYRRKLVVLETNESNKFSNILNSKMNNSNEGVKVQSIIEDTSPLKPVYNPSHPDADAEGYVYMPNVDITKEMVDMLSASRSYDANVTMLNASKAMVSKALEIGR, from the coding sequence ATGAACTTTGGTAGTAGTTTTGGGATCAGCGCATCTGCATTAACGGCTCAACGGTTGCGGATGGATGTAATTTCTTCCAACGTAGCCAACGCTGAAACTACAAGAGCATCCGTGGTTGATGGCAAGGCTGTTCCTTACCGACGTAAGTTGGTTGTTTTGGAAACGAACGAAAGTAATAAATTCTCGAATATACTAAATTCGAAAATGAACAATAGCAATGAAGGGGTTAAGGTGCAGTCGATCATAGAAGATACTTCACCATTGAAACCGGTATACAATCCGAGCCATCCTGATGCGGATGCTGAAGGATATGTCTATATGCCAAACGTAGACATTACCAAAGAAATGGTTGATATGTTATCTGCATCTCGTTCTTATGATGCCAATGTCACGATGCTTAATGCATCCAAGGCTATGGTAAGCAAGGCACTCGAAATTGGTAGATAA
- the flgB gene encoding flagellar basal body rod protein FlgB: MGLLNSVSFQRLQGGIDAAYKRQSALANNVANQDTPNFKRSDVSFESILQQQESGIQSTLRAKVSDTRHYQFGSNTIVPAAVENTDETTSMNNNDNNVDVDREMALSAENQLRYSSYVEQINSQISMMRAVIQGG, translated from the coding sequence TTGGGATTGCTGAATAGTGTCAGTTTTCAACGATTGCAGGGAGGCATTGATGCTGCCTATAAACGACAAAGTGCTCTAGCAAATAACGTGGCTAATCAAGATACGCCCAATTTCAAACGTTCTGATGTTTCATTCGAAAGTATCCTGCAACAACAGGAAAGTGGAATCCAATCTACACTTAGAGCGAAAGTTTCGGATACCCGGCATTATCAATTTGGCAGCAACACAATTGTTCCCGCTGCTGTTGAGAATACTGATGAAACTACCTCTATGAACAATAACGACAATAATGTGGATGTAGATCGCGAAATGGCGTTAAGCGCAGAGAACCAGCTTAGGTATAGTTCTTATGTTGAACAGATTAACAGCCAGATTTCGATGATGCGAGCCGTAATTCAAGGAGGATAA
- the hslU gene encoding ATP-dependent protease ATPase subunit HslU: MVNQSLTPRQIVAELDKYIVGQKQAKKSVAVALRNRYRRSLLAEELRDEVVPKNILMIGPTGVGKTEIARRLAKLVNAPFIKVEATKFTEVGYVGRDVESMVRDLVETSIRMVKLERTEKVKDRAEELANERIVSILVPSSSKNKSQKNPFEMIFGGNSAQEDSKEDTEQDGSLSERRRGVRFKLLAGQLEDDIIEIDVEDTAPTMMDMFAGQGNDQMGMNMQEMFGSLLPKRTKKRKLPIREARKVLIQDEAAKLIDMDDVIQESVTRAEQSGIIFIDEIDKVASQGKGSGPDVSREGVQRDILPIVEGSTIMTKYGPVKTDYVLFMAAGAFHIAKPSDLIPELQGRFPIRVELSSLTLEDFVSILTEPENALTKQYVNLLKTENLEVEFQKDAIHEIAKIAASVNQNMENIGARRLHTILEKLLEDLSFEAPELTLEKMVITPEYVREKLASIAQDRDLSQYIL; the protein is encoded by the coding sequence ATGGTGAATCAATCGCTTACACCCCGTCAAATTGTAGCCGAATTGGATAAATATATCGTAGGTCAGAAGCAAGCCAAGAAATCGGTAGCTGTTGCGCTCCGTAATCGGTATCGGCGCAGTCTGCTAGCAGAGGAACTGCGTGATGAAGTCGTCCCTAAGAACATCCTGATGATCGGACCTACAGGTGTGGGTAAGACAGAGATCGCCCGGCGTCTAGCAAAGCTTGTTAATGCACCGTTCATCAAAGTGGAGGCTACTAAATTCACTGAGGTCGGTTATGTAGGTCGAGATGTGGAATCTATGGTTCGTGATCTGGTAGAGACTTCTATTCGTATGGTCAAGCTTGAGCGTACGGAGAAGGTTAAGGATCGTGCGGAAGAACTGGCTAATGAGCGGATCGTTTCTATATTGGTCCCTTCTTCTTCCAAAAATAAATCACAAAAGAATCCTTTCGAGATGATTTTTGGAGGGAATTCTGCACAAGAGGACTCTAAAGAAGACACTGAGCAGGATGGAAGTTTAAGTGAACGCCGCCGTGGGGTTAGATTTAAGCTGTTAGCTGGTCAGCTGGAAGATGACATCATTGAAATTGATGTTGAGGATACAGCGCCAACTATGATGGATATGTTTGCAGGTCAAGGTAACGACCAAATGGGTATGAATATGCAAGAGATGTTCGGCAGTTTGCTGCCTAAGCGGACGAAGAAACGTAAGCTTCCTATTCGCGAAGCGCGCAAGGTACTCATTCAGGATGAGGCGGCCAAGCTGATTGATATGGATGATGTGATCCAGGAATCCGTGACTCGGGCTGAACAATCAGGCATTATTTTTATCGATGAAATCGATAAAGTAGCAAGTCAGGGAAAAGGGTCTGGACCGGATGTGTCGCGTGAAGGTGTGCAACGGGATATTTTGCCGATTGTAGAGGGCTCGACCATTATGACGAAATACGGTCCTGTGAAGACGGACTATGTACTCTTTATGGCTGCCGGAGCTTTCCATATTGCTAAGCCTTCAGATTTGATTCCAGAACTTCAAGGTCGTTTTCCGATTCGCGTAGAGCTGAGCAGTCTAACGTTAGAGGATTTCGTTTCTATTTTGACGGAACCGGAGAATGCTTTAACTAAACAATATGTGAATCTGCTTAAAACAGAAAATTTAGAAGTGGAATTCCAGAAGGATGCTATACATGAGATTGCCAAAATAGCGGCTTCAGTGAATCAAAATATGGAGAATATAGGTGCACGGCGTCTTCATACTATTTTGGAGAAGCTGTTAGAGGATCTTTCTTTTGAAGCACCTGAGCTGACTTTGGAGAAAATGGTTATTACCCCGGAGTATGTGCGCGAGAAATTGGCAAGTATAGCTCAGGATCGTGATTTAAGTCAGTATATTCTTTAA